Genomic window (Streptomyces liliiviolaceus):
CCCCGGAAACGGCCCTTGACGGTCGGCGGCACCAACTCCGCCCGTACTTCCGTGAACGGAGTGATGGTGAGGTTGCCCTCGGGAACCGTCGTCGCGTCAGGATGCTCGGTCGGCGTGACCCGGACCGCGTACGGATTGGGCCCTGCCGTCGCATCGGGTGTGCGAGGGGGCGCGAAGGAGATGTCGACCGAGCCCGTCGTTCCTGGATACAGCCGCAGCACCTGCGGCTCCACTCTGGCCCATGGCGCCAGGGAGCCCACCGCCTCGAAGCGGTATTCGTCCACCACATCACCGGTGTTGCGCAGACGCAGTCGTACGGTCGTACTGCCACCCGGGTCCACGGTCGCGGAGGCGGGTTCCAGAGAAGTCCAAAGGCTCACTCTCGGACGCTAGTCGCACCGCGGGCACCAGGTCAGGAGGCAGCAGGGCAAGATGATCTGCCCGAAGAGGCGAGGTCCTCTGCCCTGACAGGGGAAGCCGTACCAATTACCGCGGACCATACCCCGCGAGAACACCCCGCCGATTTCGTGCCCGTTCCGCTTGCTTGGAGTGCACGCCAAGGCCATAGCGTTTGCGGGCGTGCCGGGAACAACAGGGTCTCGCCGGTATCCACGGCCAGTTACCACAGCCCCGGCAAAGTCGTGAATTCAACACGTCGAAGCATCATCCCGCACGACCAACAGGAAAGACTCAAGTGGTGGACACCCAATTCACAACGCATGCAGAACTTTTCGATCTGCGAGGAAAGCGCGCACTCGTCACCGGTGGCACCAGAGGTATCGGGATGATGATCGCGCGTGGCCTTCTCCAAGCGGGCGCCCGCGTGGTCATCAGCTCACGCAGCGCGGAAGCCTGTGCTCAGGCGCAGGAACACCTGTCCCGATTCGGTGAGGTGCGGGCCATCCCCGCCGATCTGTCCCGCCACGACGAGTGCCGACGGCTGTCCGACCTCGTCACCGCCGACTCGGAGCGGCTCGACATCCTCGTCAACAACGCGGGCGCCCTGTGGGACGAGCCGCTGGCGACGTTCCCGGACGAGGCCTGGGACACGGTTGTCGACCTCAACCTGAAGTCGCCGTTCTGGCTGGTCCAATCGCTGCTGCCGACACTTCGCAAGGCGGGCACCGCCGACGATCCCGCCAGGATCATCAACATCGGCAGCATCGCCGCCATCCACATCCCCCAGCGGCCCAACTACTCGTACTCCAGCAGTAAAGCCGCACTGCATCAACTCACCCGAGTGCTCGCCAAGGAACTGGGACCGCAGCACGTCACCGTCAACGCCGTGGCACCGGGACCGTTCCCCTCGACGATGATGGCCGCGACCCTCGACGAGCTCGGCGAGGCGATCGCGGCGGCGGCCCCACTGCGCCGGATCGGCCGCGACGACGACATGGCGGGTGTCGCCGTGTTCCTCGCCGGCCGGGCAGGCGCCTACCTGACCGGCACCGTGATCCCCGTCGACGGCGGCATCGCCACCACCGCGTAGGCCCTCTCAGGGGAAGCGCAGGGTCAGTGTGAGTCCGTTCTCCGGGCCGGGGCGTGCTGTCAGGGAAGCGTGGTGGGCCTGCGCGATGGAGGCGGCGATGGAAAGTCCCAGGCCGTGGCCCGTGGTCGCGGTACGGTCTCCGTCGAGTCGGCGGAAGGGTTCGAAGAGGTCGGGGATGCGGTCTGCGGCGATGCGGGGTCCGCTGTTGGTCACCGTCACGGTGGAGGCGTCGAGTCGTACGAGGACGTGGCCTTCGGGGTGGTTGTACTGGATGGCGTTTCGGATGAGGTTCGTCAGCAGGTGCCGCAGCAGGACGGGATCGCCGGGAACGACCGCGGGGGTGCCGGCGCGGAGGTCGACGCGGACGCCGTCCCGCGCTGCCTGAGGGGCGAGTTCGGCCATCGCAAGCCGGGCGGTGGTCGCGAGGTCCACGGGTTCGGTCTTCTCCAGGCCGCGGTCGCTGCGGGCGAGCAGGAGGAGTCCGTCGATGAGCTGTTCGGCTTCCCGGTTGGCGGTGAGCAGGTCCTCACGGACGCCGGTGAGGCCGTCGGGCAGGGGGTCGGCGAGGCCTACCTGCAGGGTGGCGCGCTGGACGGCGAGGGGTGTCTTGAGTTCGTGGGAGGCGTTGGCGACGAAGCGGCGCTGGCTCTCGAAGGACCGCTCTAGCCGGTCGAGCATGGTGTCGAAGGTGTCGGCGAGGCGGTGGAGTTCGTCGTCGGGGCCGGTGAGCGCGAGGCGTTGGTGCAGGTTCTGCTCGCTGATGCGGCGCGCGGCCCTGGTCATGGAGGTGACGGGGTGCAGGGCGCGTCCGGCGAGCCACCGGCCGAGGAATCCGGCGAGGAGCGCCATGGCCAGCAGGCCGATGGCGGACCAGAACACCATCTGGCGCAGGGCCGTGTCCTGGACAGCCTGCACGGTCTGGTCGATCTTCTGGATCAGGGCGACGTCGCTCGGGGGCTCGGGGAGGTACTCCGGCCGCGTGGGGAGCGTGGGTTCGACAGGTGTCGTGCGGCCGAACGGCGCTGTGGGGTCGGGCTGTGTCGTGAGGGCGCTCTCGGCATCGCCGTACGTGACCGCGATTCCCTGGGCCTGCTGGGCTGTTCCGTAGCGGGCGAGCAGCACCACGAAGGCGAGGAGGAGGATGCCGGTCAGGAGGAAGAGTCCGGAGAAAGCCAGGGCGAGGCGGGTGCGGAAGGGCAGGCGGTTCAGCAGGGCCCGAGGGGTCGGCAGGGCCCGAGGGGTCGGCAAGGCCCTGGGGTTAGGCCAGTCCCTGGGGGTCAGTCGCACAGCCGGTATCCCTCTCCCTTGTCGGTGCGGATCAGGCCGGGGTCGCCGAGTTTGCCGCGCAGGCGGCTGATGGTGGTGCGGACCACGCTGGTGCGGGTGTCGAGGTGTTCGTCCCAGACGGTGCGGACGATGTCGTCGTGGGTCACCGGCGCTCCGCCGGCCCGCATCAGCAGGTGCAGGACCGCGGTCTCTTTCGGCGAGAGCTCCAGCGGTTGTCCGTCCACGGATGCTTCGCGTCGCGTCTCGTCGAGGGTGAGGTTGCCGAAGTGCAGCAGGGCGGGGGCAGGTTTGGGGATGCGGCGGCTCAGTGCCCTGATACGGGCGACGAGTTCGGTGAAGTCGAAGGGTTTGGGGAGATAGTCGTCGGCGCCGAGTTCGGTGAGGCCGTAGATCCTGTCGGTGAGCTCGCCGGCCGCGGTGAGCATCAGGATGCGGGGCGGGTCGGTGAGTTCACGCAGCCGTCTGCAGACCTCGTCACCGCTCATGACGGGCAGGTCGCGGTCGAGGATCAGTACGTCGTAGGCGGTGAGCAGGCACATCCGCTCGGCTTCGTCGCCCGTCGCGGCGATGTCCACGGCCATCGCCTGACGGCGTAGACCGGTGGCGACGGTGCGGGCGAGGACGCGGTGATCTTCGGCTACCAGAACTCTCATGGCACCAGGAAACCAACATCGTGATTGCAGGCGGATAAAGGTACTGAAGGACGGGCTCCGGGCTGCGGGCCGACCGGCTTCCTCACGGCCGGTGCGCGGGGCTGCCGGTGCGCGGGGCGAGTCCTTATGCCGCCGTAACACGCTTATCTGCCTGCAAACAGCGGGCTGCTTCTGTCTGGGCATGAACTTCGTCAAACGCGCCGGGATGAGCCTGGGTGTCAGAAGGTCCAGGACCGCCGCCCTGCTCGCGATCTTCCTGGTCGTCTGCACCCTGCTCCTGGGCGGTTTCCTGCTGCAGGCCGCCGCGGCCCGTCAGGAAGCCGACGCGCAACGCGCCATCGGCGTCGACGTGACGGTCCGGAAGGAGGGTCTCTCCCCCGCCCTGGCCGACCGGCTCGGCGCGCTGGGCCCCGTGCACCGCTACAACACGGAGGTTCCGGTGCGGGCCGGCGCGCGGGGCTTCACACCGCTGGTGTCGAGGGTCCCGGAGCCGGGCGGCGCCTCGCCCGAGCACGAGGGCGATGGCGATGGCGGCAAGGGGGCGTTGTCCGTGCACGGCGTACGGGACTCGGGCATGCTGCTGCCCTTCTCGTACGGGTCGACGAGGATCACGGCGGGCCGCGGCATCTCCTCCGGGGATACGGGCCGCGGTGTCGCGGTGATCGAGCAGCGCTTGGCCGACCAGAACCACCTGGAGGTGGGCGACACCCTCCGGGTGCGGTCGGCGGACGATGAGCGCACCGCGGCCGTGACGGTCGTCGGCGTCTTCCAGGACCCGACGCAGGACCCGGCGACGTGGGCGCCTGCGCACCGGCTCCCCGGCAACACGCTGTACGTCCCGGTGGACATCGCCCGCAAGCTCGGTGGCGGCGCCGCGACGGTCAGCGAGGCGGTACTCAGGATCGGCTCGCCGGACCAGGCCCGCCAACTGCACGCCGCGGCCGAGAAACTGCTGGGCGGGGACGGCCTGGAGTTCCGCGTCAACGACAAGGCGTACCGGGACCAGGTCCAGCCCATCCAGCGGGTGGGCGCCTTCGCGGGGCTGATCATCTGGGTGATCGCCCTGGCCGGAACGCTGATCCTCGGCCTCGTCGTGATGCTGCAGATCCGCGAGCGGCGCTTCGAGCTCGGGGTGCTGCTCGCGATGGGCGAGAAGAAGTGGAAGCTCATCGGCCAGCACGCCGTGGAGGTGGCGGCCGTGGCTCTGCCCGCCGTCGCGCTCGCCGCTCTGGCCTGCTCGCTGGGCGGGCAGAGCACCGGTGAGGCGCTCCTCGGTCACCGGAGCGGACCGGCGTCGGCGGGGCGCGTCCCGCAGGCCGGGACCGGTCCGCCCACGGTACGGGTCGAGCCGGCCGATGTCGGCCGGGTCGCCGGCATCGCGCTGGGGATCTCCCTGGTCTCCACGGTCATCCCGGGCATCGGGATCCTGCGTCTGCACCCCCGCTCCGTCCTCACCGACACCGAATGACCGACCCCCGCTTCACCCGCTTCACGGCCTCACCACCTCACCACCTCACCCGGCAGCAACCCGCCCGCACGGACCGAGAAAGCCGATCTCCATGAACTTCGTCAAACGCGCAGGGCTCAGCCTGTGGGCCCGCAGGGGCCGCGCCCTGATCACCCTCGCCACCTTCCTCGCCATCTCCGTGATGGTGCTGGCCGGTGTCCTGGTCGACGACGCGACGGCCCGGGCCGAACTGGCCGCCAAACGCTCGGTCGGCGCCGAGGTCAACCTCGACGTGGACATGAGCCAACTGGCCGACACCGGACAGCTCCAGGCTCCGCGCATCGACGCCGCGACCGTCGACAGGATCGGGGCCCTGCCCGAGGTGCAGAGCTACACCTACACGATCTGGGACCGTGCCCTCCTCACGGGCCGCGACAAACTGGTCGACGGCGGACCGAAGGATCCCATGGGCCCCGGCGGAACCGTGGGTATGGGCGTCCTGGACTCCTCGCTGCTGCCCGACTTCCGCAGCGGCAGGTCCACTCTCCTGTCCGGTGAGCACATCACCGCTGCCGACCAGGAGAAGAAACAGCTCCTGATCGAGGAGCGCCTGGCCCGGCGGAACGGCCTCAAGGTCGGCGACAGGATCACCCTCACCGGCAACGACGAGAAGACCACGGGCAAGTTCACCGTGGGCGGCATCTACCGCGACCCGCGCCCCACCGCCGAGGCCGACGCCGAGTACGGCATCAGTCCGGCCAACATGATCTACGGATCGGTGGGCGGCCTCTCCGCGCTCGACTCCGCAGGAGACGGCCCGCGGAAGGTCGGCAAGGCCACGTTCGTCCTCCGGGACGCGGACGGACAAGGCCCGTTCAAGAGCGGGGCCAAGCGGATCGCGGGCTCGGCACTGACCGGCTTCAAGCTGGACACCAACGACAAGGCCCTCCAGCAGATGACGGGGCCGCTGGGAGGCATCCGCTCCACGGCCACCCTCGCCATGTGGCTGATGGGTCTCGCGGGCGCGGCCGTACTCGCCCTTCTGGTCAACCTGGCCGTCAAGCAGCGCCGCACGGAGTACGGCGTCCTGCTGGCGATGGGTGAGAGGAAGAACAGGCTCATCGCCCAGCAGGCCCTGGAGATCGTCGCCGTCGCCGCCGTGGCCGTGGGCCTCAGCGCCCTGTTCACCCCGGCACTGACGCAGAGCGCCGGCCAGGCGCTGCTCGGCAGGGAAGCCTCCGCCGCCGAGCGGAAACTCGACTCCTGGCAGCCTCCGGCCCCCGGCAGCACCGGAATCTATCAGGGCATCGACCCGGACGACCGGCCCGTGGAGAACGCCGACCCCATCGACAGGATCACCGTCGCGCTCGGCCCGGCGGACCTCGCAACGGTGGGCGGTGTCGGCCTCGGCATCGGCCTCCTCGCCACCGCCGTCCCGGCCGCGTCCGTACTGCGGCTGAGTCCCCGCACCATCCTCACGAAGGGCAAGTGACCCGCCATGACCACGCTCCCCGCCAGCACGGCTCCGCCCCTTCTGCGCCTGGCAGGCGTCAGCCACACCTACTCCGGCCAGCGCCGCAGGACCACGGTCCTCAAAGACGTCGACCACACCTTCGAACGAGGCACCTTCTACACCGTCCTGGGCCCCTCCGGCAGCGGCAAGACCACCCTGCTCTCCCTCGCCAGCGGCCTCGACACCCCCACCAAGGGCACCATCAGCTTCAACGGGCAGGACCTCACCGAGCTCGGTCTCGGCCGCTACCGCAACAAGCACGCCGCCACGGTCTTCCAGCAGTACAACCTCCTCACCTACATGACCGCCCTCCAGAACGTCACCACCGCCATGGAGATCACCGGCGCGAAACCCGTCACCGGAACCCGCAGGGCACGGGCCCTGCGGCTCCTGGAGGACATCGGCCTCGACAGGGCGACGGCCACCCGCAACGTCCTGCGCCTGTCCGGCGGCCAGCAGCAGCGCGTCGCCATCGCCCGCGCCCTCGCCTGCGACGTCGACATCCTCTTCGCCGACGAACCCACCGGAAACCTCGACGAGGACACCGCCCAGGGCATCATCGACACCTTCCGCGACCTCGCCCACGAGCAGGGCACCTGCGTCGTCGTGGTCACCCACTCCCAGCACCTGGCGTCCCAGTCCGACCGCGTCCTCAGGCTCCGCAAAGGCAGGCTCACGGAACAGGTCAACGCCCGGTGAATCCCCGCGCCCGCCCGCGCGGTGCTGACAGCCGCTGCCGCTCCTCTGCTCGCGGTGCGCCTTTCGTTCAGTGGCGGCGAAGGGTCAGCGCACCGTGCCGAGCTGCTTGACGTTGTGCAGCAGCGGCTCCGACTCGATCCGCTCCACACCGTCCAGCGAGCCCAGTTTCTCGGTCAGGTACCGGTAGAGCTCCGGCATGTCCCGGCAGACGACGAGGGCCTGTACGTTCGTCGGACCGGTGGTGGCCGCCGCGAAGACGACCTCCTCGTGCGCGCGAAGTGCCGCGCCGACGGCCGCCAGCCGGGACGGGGACACCGTCAGCCAGAGTAGGACGGGGGCGCGGAACCCGTACAGCTCCACATCGATCTCCACGTCGGTGTAGAGCGCCCCGGACTCGAACAGTTCCTGCACCCGGCGGCGGGTGGTCGACTCCGGCCAGCCGGCGGCAGCCGCCAACTCCGCGTAGCCGAGCCGCCCGTCCTGGGCGAGCGCCTCCAGCAGGGGCGCGTCCGCGGGGGTGAGGCGCGTCGCCGGTCGGTCGCTCCCCTGCGGCGGCCTGGCCGGAGTCAGCGCGGTGATCTGTTCGGCGGTCAGTGCGTCGTCGTGCAGGTCGGGTCCGACCGCCCCGCCGACGAACTGGTGGATGACGCAGTGCGCGCTGACGGAGGTCACCCGCGGGGTCCGGGGCAGTTTCTGCAGCAGCAGGGTCTCCCGGTCGGCCGAGGCCGGTACCCGCGCCATGCAGGCGATCTCGGTACCGCCGGAGGTGATCGACACCCAGCCGGTGTCCGGGCGGCGGGCCAGCGCGCCGGCGATCCGCGGCGCCGACTCCGGGGCGGTACGCAGGCGGATCAGCCAGGTTTCGTAGCCCAGCCGGATGGGGTTGGGCACGCTGACCACCCGCACGCCCGCTTCGGCGCGCAGCCGGCGGTATCGCCGGGCGACGGTCTGGTCGGAGACGCCGAGCACCGCGCCGATCTCCCGGTACCCGGCCCGGCCGTTGATCCGCAGCGCGTGCGTCACCTGCCGGTCCAGCTCATCGATTTCCACCGCGTCAGCGTAGCGAGTGTCGAGATCCGCAGGAACAGCGAAGAAAGGTGGGGAGAGTTGGGCAGGTACCGGCATTCTGCGGCGCATGCGTAAATGGTCTCCGCTCATCGCCGTCTGTCTCGGCACCTTCCTGCTACTCGTGGACGTCCTCATCGTCGTCGTCGCCCTGCCGGCGATCTCCGACGACTTCCGGACGGACTACACCGACCTCCAGTGGGTCATCGACGGGTACGCCCTGTCCCTGGCCGCCCTGGTGCTCGGCGCCGGTTCTATCGCCGACCGGTTCGGCCGCCGCCGCGTCTATCTGATCGGCATCGGCGTCTTCGCCCTCTCCTCGCTGCTCTGCGCGCTCGCCCCGAACGAACAGGCCCTGATCGCCGCCCGGATCCTCCAGGGCGTCGGCGGCGCGGCCATGTTCGCGTGCACCGCCGCCCTGCTCAACTTCACCTACCACGGCCACGACCGGGGCATCGCGTTCGGCATCTGGGGCGCGGTGAACGGCGCCGCCGCCGCGGCGGGCCCGCTCGCCGGCGGCCTGCTCACCGAACACCTCGGCTGGCGCTGGGTGTTCCTCGTCAACCTGCCGGTCTGCCTGGTCGCGCTCTGGTTCACGGTCCGCGGAGTCAGCGAATCCCGGGCGCCGCGGGGCGGCCGCCTCGACCTGCCGGGCACGATCAGCTTCACCGTGGCTGCGGCCGCCGTGACGTACGGACTGATCCGCGCAGGTGAAGCCGGCTGGACCGACGGCGTGGCCCTGGGCGCGTTCGCCGCCGGCCTCGCGGCCCTGGCCCTGTTCCTGGTCGTCGAGGCCCGCTCGGAGCACCCGATGCTCGATCTGGCGCTGTTCCGCCGGGCGCCGTTCACCGTACTGATCGTCGCCGCGTTCCTCACCCAGGCCGCCGCCTTCGGCTATCTGCCGTTCAGCACCGTCTGGCTGCAGCAGGTGCTCGGCAACGGTCCGGTCGACGCCGGACTGTACGGCGCCCTCCCGATGGCGGCCGCCTCCCTGGTCGTCGGCGCGGGCGCCGGACGGGTCCTGCAGAGGATCGCCCCGCGGTTGACCGTCGGCCTCGGCCTGTTGCTGATCGCCGCCGGCAACCTGCTGCAGGCCAGGATCGACGCGGACAGCACCGGTACGGTCCTGGTCCCCGGACTGATCGTGGCCGGACTCGGCGTCGGCAGCGTGCTGCCCA
Coding sequences:
- a CDS encoding FtsX-like permease family protein, which codes for MNFVKRAGLSLWARRGRALITLATFLAISVMVLAGVLVDDATARAELAAKRSVGAEVNLDVDMSQLADTGQLQAPRIDAATVDRIGALPEVQSYTYTIWDRALLTGRDKLVDGGPKDPMGPGGTVGMGVLDSSLLPDFRSGRSTLLSGEHITAADQEKKQLLIEERLARRNGLKVGDRITLTGNDEKTTGKFTVGGIYRDPRPTAEADAEYGISPANMIYGSVGGLSALDSAGDGPRKVGKATFVLRDADGQGPFKSGAKRIAGSALTGFKLDTNDKALQQMTGPLGGIRSTATLAMWLMGLAGAAVLALLVNLAVKQRRTEYGVLLAMGERKNRLIAQQALEIVAVAAVAVGLSALFTPALTQSAGQALLGREASAAERKLDSWQPPAPGSTGIYQGIDPDDRPVENADPIDRITVALGPADLATVGGVGLGIGLLATAVPAASVLRLSPRTILTKGK
- a CDS encoding response regulator transcription factor, with product MRVLVAEDHRVLARTVATGLRRQAMAVDIAATGDEAERMCLLTAYDVLILDRDLPVMSGDEVCRRLRELTDPPRILMLTAAGELTDRIYGLTELGADDYLPKPFDFTELVARIRALSRRIPKPAPALLHFGNLTLDETRREASVDGQPLELSPKETAVLHLLMRAGGAPVTHDDIVRTVWDEHLDTRTSVVRTTISRLRGKLGDPGLIRTDKGEGYRLCD
- a CDS encoding Lrp/AsnC family transcriptional regulator, which gives rise to MEIDELDRQVTHALRINGRAGYREIGAVLGVSDQTVARRYRRLRAEAGVRVVSVPNPIRLGYETWLIRLRTAPESAPRIAGALARRPDTGWVSITSGGTEIACMARVPASADRETLLLQKLPRTPRVTSVSAHCVIHQFVGGAVGPDLHDDALTAEQITALTPARPPQGSDRPATRLTPADAPLLEALAQDGRLGYAELAAAAGWPESTTRRRVQELFESGALYTDVEIDVELYGFRAPVLLWLTVSPSRLAAVGAALRAHEEVVFAAATTGPTNVQALVVCRDMPELYRYLTEKLGSLDGVERIESEPLLHNVKQLGTVR
- a CDS encoding SDR family oxidoreductase, with protein sequence MVDTQFTTHAELFDLRGKRALVTGGTRGIGMMIARGLLQAGARVVISSRSAEACAQAQEHLSRFGEVRAIPADLSRHDECRRLSDLVTADSERLDILVNNAGALWDEPLATFPDEAWDTVVDLNLKSPFWLVQSLLPTLRKAGTADDPARIINIGSIAAIHIPQRPNYSYSSSKAALHQLTRVLAKELGPQHVTVNAVAPGPFPSTMMAATLDELGEAIAAAAPLRRIGRDDDMAGVAVFLAGRAGAYLTGTVIPVDGGIATTA
- a CDS encoding MFS transporter, with the protein product MRKWSPLIAVCLGTFLLLVDVLIVVVALPAISDDFRTDYTDLQWVIDGYALSLAALVLGAGSIADRFGRRRVYLIGIGVFALSSLLCALAPNEQALIAARILQGVGGAAMFACTAALLNFTYHGHDRGIAFGIWGAVNGAAAAAGPLAGGLLTEHLGWRWVFLVNLPVCLVALWFTVRGVSESRAPRGGRLDLPGTISFTVAAAAVTYGLIRAGEAGWTDGVALGAFAAGLAALALFLVVEARSEHPMLDLALFRRAPFTVLIVAAFLTQAAAFGYLPFSTVWLQQVLGNGPVDAGLYGALPMAAASLVVGAGAGRVLQRIAPRLTVGLGLLLIAAGNLLQARIDADSTGTVLVPGLIVAGLGVGSVLPTNASALLAEVPRERSGMAGGALNTFRQLGLALGVAVFGSVFADRVADGHGSPAAFADGVNATLRIASATALAAGILVLVLLRKHAATPVAAPALEEAQPSARR
- a CDS encoding ABC transporter ATP-binding protein is translated as MTTLPASTAPPLLRLAGVSHTYSGQRRRTTVLKDVDHTFERGTFYTVLGPSGSGKTTLLSLASGLDTPTKGTISFNGQDLTELGLGRYRNKHAATVFQQYNLLTYMTALQNVTTAMEITGAKPVTGTRRARALRLLEDIGLDRATATRNVLRLSGGQQQRVAIARALACDVDILFADEPTGNLDEDTAQGIIDTFRDLAHEQGTCVVVVTHSQHLASQSDRVLRLRKGRLTEQVNAR
- a CDS encoding ABC transporter permease, whose amino-acid sequence is MNFVKRAGMSLGVRRSRTAALLAIFLVVCTLLLGGFLLQAAAARQEADAQRAIGVDVTVRKEGLSPALADRLGALGPVHRYNTEVPVRAGARGFTPLVSRVPEPGGASPEHEGDGDGGKGALSVHGVRDSGMLLPFSYGSTRITAGRGISSGDTGRGVAVIEQRLADQNHLEVGDTLRVRSADDERTAAVTVVGVFQDPTQDPATWAPAHRLPGNTLYVPVDIARKLGGGAATVSEAVLRIGSPDQARQLHAAAEKLLGGDGLEFRVNDKAYRDQVQPIQRVGAFAGLIIWVIALAGTLILGLVVMLQIRERRFELGVLLAMGEKKWKLIGQHAVEVAAVALPAVALAALACSLGGQSTGEALLGHRSGPASAGRVPQAGTGPPTVRVEPADVGRVAGIALGISLVSTVIPGIGILRLHPRSVLTDTE
- a CDS encoding sensor histidine kinase, with translation MPTPRALPTPRALLNRLPFRTRLALAFSGLFLLTGILLLAFVVLLARYGTAQQAQGIAVTYGDAESALTTQPDPTAPFGRTTPVEPTLPTRPEYLPEPPSDVALIQKIDQTVQAVQDTALRQMVFWSAIGLLAMALLAGFLGRWLAGRALHPVTSMTRAARRISEQNLHQRLALTGPDDELHRLADTFDTMLDRLERSFESQRRFVANASHELKTPLAVQRATLQVGLADPLPDGLTGVREDLLTANREAEQLIDGLLLLARSDRGLEKTEPVDLATTARLAMAELAPQAARDGVRVDLRAGTPAVVPGDPVLLRHLLTNLIRNAIQYNHPEGHVLVRLDASTVTVTNSGPRIAADRIPDLFEPFRRLDGDRTATTGHGLGLSIAASIAQAHHASLTARPGPENGLTLTLRFP